In Vibrio alfacsensis, the following proteins share a genomic window:
- a CDS encoding TDT family transporter, whose translation MNWRRFVQFHSIPPSQAALALGIIGLGQAWALYVPAIGEPVRPFLAAFGALLLAPVLIKYATNPRLFMADIKHPLSGSLMAPMSMALLVLCDYLAAVTPLIAYPLWFMAVLLHFTMMVLFFGFQLMNFKMSNIVPSWFLYPVGLISSSLAGSQFGHNVFSETLAMMCIGIYFFMLPLVLYRLVFFGSLPRRARPTLAIMAAPVNLSLAAYLVNFSEPDPILTGALAGIAITMTLLIYLCYFRLMRLKFQPSIAAVTFPSVISAIAMHRLTAFFAESHQNWHWLHDFGFLELSIATVLVIWVSIGYFRMYWPEVIRAPSKQS comes from the coding sequence TTGAACTGGAGAAGATTCGTTCAGTTTCACAGTATCCCACCCTCGCAAGCTGCACTGGCACTTGGCATTATAGGGCTAGGTCAAGCATGGGCTCTATATGTGCCAGCAATTGGCGAGCCAGTAAGACCATTCCTTGCCGCATTTGGCGCACTGCTACTTGCTCCTGTACTGATCAAATACGCCACCAATCCACGCCTATTCATGGCCGATATTAAGCATCCTCTAAGCGGGAGTTTGATGGCGCCTATGAGCATGGCATTACTCGTACTGTGTGATTACCTTGCGGCAGTAACCCCACTTATTGCTTACCCACTGTGGTTTATGGCAGTACTGCTTCACTTCACCATGATGGTACTGTTTTTTGGCTTCCAGCTAATGAACTTCAAGATGTCAAACATAGTACCGAGTTGGTTCTTATATCCCGTTGGGCTTATCAGTTCCTCTCTCGCAGGCTCACAGTTTGGTCACAATGTATTTTCTGAAACCTTAGCGATGATGTGTATCGGGATTTACTTTTTCATGCTGCCGTTGGTGCTGTATCGATTAGTGTTCTTTGGCTCATTACCACGCCGAGCAAGACCGACGTTAGCCATTATGGCCGCACCAGTGAATCTTTCTCTTGCCGCTTACTTAGTTAACTTTAGCGAACCAGATCCTATTCTAACCGGCGCGCTTGCGGGGATCGCTATTACGATGACCTTGCTCATCTACCTGTGCTATTTCCGCTTAATGCGATTGAAGTTTCAACCATCCATTGCAGCGGTGACGTTTCCATCCGTCATCAGTGCTATTGCTATGCATCGGCTGACTGCATTCTTCGCCGAGTCACACCAAAATTGGCATTGGTTACATGATTTTGGTTTTCTCGAATTGAGCATCGCAACCGTTTTGGTGATTTGGGTATCGATTGGTTACTTCAGAATGTACTGGCCTGAAGTAATAAGAGCCCCTTCAAAACAGAGTTAG
- a CDS encoding NRAMP family divalent metal transporter — MTTQTTINTSIPASNQAAETSWQKKAILSVAFLMATTSVGPGFLTQTAVFTNIYKIDMAFPVFASMFITFGIVMNLWRIVGVSGMRIQDIANKVAPGLGYVVGTLLALGAVAFNFGNVSGSALGLNVLTGVDTTWGALFTGVIGCLLFVVHNASKRMDQMARYLGLFMIILIAYVAMTSLPPMGETMTAAVMPTNIDSLLLPTLTIVGGAVGGYYTGAQRLVDIGLQGKENVPAIKTAAWAGISIAVVIRILLFLAVFGVIATGATLDSSNPAADAFRQGAGDAGYFIFGLVLFVASITSVVGNSYMAISLIKTLFPVVARNEKAWCVGFIIITSLGTVTMNMPILLLMLAGLVNSIILPIVLGMVLVATRRKDIVGDYKHPMYLTLTGAAIVIVMAASSMTNISNFMAKFIG; from the coding sequence ATGACCACACAAACTACCATCAACACGTCTATTCCCGCTTCTAATCAAGCAGCAGAAACCAGCTGGCAAAAGAAAGCTATCCTTAGCGTTGCATTCTTGATGGCGACCACTTCTGTTGGTCCGGGCTTTTTAACCCAAACTGCGGTTTTTACCAACATCTACAAAATTGACATGGCATTCCCAGTATTTGCTTCAATGTTCATCACTTTCGGTATTGTGATGAACCTATGGCGCATTGTTGGTGTATCAGGAATGCGTATTCAAGATATCGCAAACAAAGTCGCACCCGGTCTTGGTTATGTGGTGGGTACGTTGCTTGCGCTTGGTGCGGTGGCGTTTAACTTTGGTAACGTCAGTGGTTCAGCGTTAGGTCTTAACGTTCTAACCGGCGTGGATACTACTTGGGGTGCATTGTTCACAGGTGTTATCGGTTGTTTGCTGTTTGTGGTGCATAACGCATCTAAACGCATGGACCAAATGGCGCGTTACCTTGGTTTGTTCATGATCATCTTGATTGCTTACGTTGCAATGACGAGTTTGCCTCCAATGGGTGAAACCATGACTGCGGCCGTGATGCCAACAAACATTGACAGCTTGTTGCTACCAACATTAACCATCGTTGGTGGTGCGGTAGGGGGGTACTACACGGGTGCACAGCGCTTAGTTGATATTGGTCTGCAAGGTAAAGAAAACGTACCAGCAATCAAAACTGCTGCGTGGGCTGGTATCTCAATCGCGGTCGTGATCCGAATCTTACTTTTCTTGGCGGTATTTGGTGTTATTGCAACAGGCGCAACGCTTGATTCTTCTAACCCTGCTGCAGATGCATTCCGTCAAGGTGCAGGTGATGCAGGTTACTTTATCTTTGGCTTAGTGCTATTCGTTGCGTCGATTACTTCTGTGGTCGGTAACTCGTACATGGCCATTTCACTGATTAAAACACTGTTCCCTGTTGTCGCACGCAACGAAAAAGCATGGTGTGTTGGTTTTATCATCATTACATCACTTGGTACCGTAACCATGAATATGCCGATTCTGCTTCTGATGCTTGCTGGCCTTGTTAACAGTATTATCTTGCCAATCGTATTAGGTATGGTGCTGGTGGCGACTCGTCGAAAAGACATTGTTGGTGATTACAAACACCCAATGTATCTCACGCTAACAGGTGCAGCAATCGTGATTGTAATGGCAGCATCAAGCATGACGAACATCAGTAACTTTATGGCGAAGTTTATTGGTTAA
- a CDS encoding helix-turn-helix domain-containing protein, which yields MSFAERLATLIGQESISGFARRVDVSEALIRKYLKGSEPSLTKANQIAMRANCSLEWLATGCGYLYRQAEVVDMEAYKLAFQHVMNSSISQDEEAKHRKLIAGYQYLRTHKKSDGFLDESAMATFLSFHNATKNE from the coding sequence ATGTCGTTTGCGGAACGTTTAGCCACGTTAATTGGACAAGAAAGCATCAGCGGATTTGCGCGTCGAGTCGACGTCTCTGAAGCGTTGATCCGAAAATACTTAAAAGGCAGTGAACCAAGCTTAACCAAAGCCAACCAAATCGCGATGCGTGCGAATTGCTCATTAGAATGGTTAGCCACAGGTTGTGGGTATCTGTATCGTCAAGCGGAAGTCGTGGATATGGAAGCGTATAAACTCGCCTTCCAACATGTAATGAATAGCTCGATTTCACAAGATGAAGAAGCCAAACACCGTAAGCTCATTGCAGGTTACCAATACCTAAGAACTCACAAGAAATCAGATGGATTCTTAGATGAGTCCGCTATGGCTACGTTTCTTTCGTTTCACAACGCGACTAAAAACGAATAA
- the clcA gene encoding H(+)/Cl(-) exchange transporter ClcA: MTKRERIVKSVLAHVPKDAINQFVSRGSTPTSFSVLIMAAIVGTLAGLVGTYFEIAVHFVSETRTEWLKSEIGSVLPLWLAAILISALLAFIGYYLVHRFAPEASGSGIPEIEGAMDNIRPVRWWRVIPVKFFGGMGALGSGMVLGREGPTVQMGGAVGRMVTDIFRIKDDDTRHSLLASGAAGGLAAAFNAPLAGIMFVVEEMRPQFRYSLISIRAVIISAIMANIVFRAINGQAAVISMPQYQSPELQSLWLFLLLGALFGVFGVVFNKLITVAQDSFVALHKNDRKRYLMTGTTLGGVFGLLLLYVPQLTGGGITLIPDITNGNYSVSILVLLFVGRVITTLLCFGSGAPGGIFAPMLALGTLFGYAFGVSADTLLPSLSIEPGVFAIAGMGALFAATVRAPITGILLVIEMTNNYYLILPLIVTSLGAVIVAQMLGGQPIYSQLLHRTLKNDKLRQQDLPENQAS; encoded by the coding sequence ATGACCAAACGCGAGAGAATTGTGAAATCTGTGTTAGCGCACGTCCCAAAAGATGCGATTAACCAGTTTGTCTCTCGAGGGTCGACGCCAACGTCCTTTTCCGTCCTGATTATGGCGGCAATTGTTGGTACATTAGCAGGTCTCGTGGGCACCTATTTTGAGATTGCTGTACACTTTGTATCCGAAACTCGTACTGAGTGGCTTAAAAGTGAAATCGGTAGTGTACTTCCTCTCTGGCTTGCCGCCATTCTCATCAGTGCGCTGTTAGCCTTTATTGGCTACTACTTAGTACACCGCTTTGCTCCTGAAGCCTCTGGTTCTGGTATCCCAGAAATTGAAGGGGCAATGGATAACATTCGTCCAGTTCGTTGGTGGCGCGTCATCCCTGTTAAATTCTTCGGCGGCATGGGGGCCCTTGGCTCAGGTATGGTGCTAGGTCGTGAAGGTCCCACCGTGCAGATGGGCGGTGCCGTCGGCCGTATGGTGACAGATATCTTCCGTATCAAAGATGATGACACTCGTCACTCACTTTTGGCATCAGGGGCGGCCGGTGGTTTGGCTGCGGCATTTAATGCTCCGTTAGCAGGAATTATGTTTGTGGTTGAGGAAATGCGCCCTCAATTTCGCTATTCATTGATCTCTATCCGTGCCGTTATCATCTCTGCGATCATGGCAAACATTGTCTTTCGGGCCATCAATGGTCAAGCAGCTGTAATCAGCATGCCGCAATACCAATCGCCTGAACTTCAATCTCTATGGCTGTTTTTATTGTTGGGCGCGCTTTTTGGTGTGTTTGGCGTGGTATTCAATAAGCTTATTACGGTGGCACAAGATAGCTTTGTTGCCCTGCACAAAAATGACCGAAAACGCTACTTGATGACAGGTACCACTCTCGGAGGTGTGTTTGGTTTGCTATTGCTCTACGTTCCACAACTCACTGGCGGGGGTATCACTCTCATCCCTGACATCACAAACGGCAATTACTCTGTTTCTATTTTAGTGCTACTGTTTGTAGGCCGCGTCATTACTACCCTACTCTGTTTTGGTTCTGGTGCGCCTGGTGGTATTTTTGCCCCAATGCTCGCTTTGGGCACACTCTTCGGTTATGCCTTTGGCGTCAGCGCGGATACATTATTGCCATCTCTGTCTATCGAACCGGGTGTTTTTGCTATTGCTGGTATGGGCGCACTTTTCGCGGCTACGGTTCGTGCTCCTATTACGGGTATCTTGCTTGTCATTGAGATGACCAATAATTACTACTTAATCCTACCGCTAATCGTGACCAGCCTAGGTGCAGTAATCGTAGCCCAAATGCTCGGTGGACAGCCAATTTACAGTCAACTGCTGCACCGCACGCTTAAAAACGACAAACTACGCCAACAAGACCTGCCTGAGAATCAGGCTTCTTAA